A section of the Gloeobacter violaceus PCC 7421 genome encodes:
- a CDS encoding chemotaxis protein CheB, translated as MAIDSGGGADSFSLSLGSFAIVAVGASAGGLEAFTQFLGALPTDTGMAFVLIQHLKADQPSLLVEILDKTTGMDVVQVHNGTVVEPNHVYVIPPDRQMAITSGVLTLSQRRKTDGQFMPIDSFFHSLAADWGNRAIGVVLSGADGDGAQGLKAIKAAGGLAFAQDEQSARFPSMPHNAAATGLLDFVLPPREIAVRLAAVGRHPYIAPPAATAPPTPPGAEEARSAAIALLRAATGVDFGQYKRPTFERRLQRRMALHQIESPQEFVRHLQDHPEEVQALYRDVLISVTGFFRDPEAFEAVKNTVLSAITQQRAEGLPIRVWVPGCATGEEVYSLAIGVLEFLEEHPSPTPVQFFGTDISEEAIALARTGLYHASQIEGLSPERLRRFFSQGEGGHRVCKRVRELCVFARHDLLADPPFSQMDLVSCRNVLIYFSLPAQKRVLTTFHYSLKPDGFLLLGTSESPGGASELFNRVDSKNKLFSRKAVPARLLLEYAAGPVAADPLNPKQPAAGGAGNAPDLQKEADRLVLDRYAPVGVVVGADAEVLHFRGQTGPYLQPSPGRASLNLLKMVHPGLRSQLRSALQLAAKQSLAQCQQDIRLYDGDRERRVRIDVAPFRSASGQTHFLVLFADTPMVEVSAPLPGPRSAAADRQSAQQQRLLELQQELTAKEEYLRTAIEESEAVNQNLRVANEEILSSNEELQSTNEELQTAKEEIQSTNEELHTINDELQRRNRELDRLGNDLQNLLASTRLPIVMLDSELRIRRFTPQAGELLHFVSADVGRPVRDINHRLSVPDLPERVLEVIASRRIHIQEVQDRGGHWHELCIRPYHTLDGATEGAVLVLVDIDQSKRAVEEVKAARDYAEAIVETVGEPLIVLDAELSAVTANRAFYELFETHPDQIEGRSLFEVSGGQWNLPQLREALEGVLQGDGRVQDFEVDRDFERLGRKILLLNARHMPFYAGGPRQILLSVSDVTARRLLEGERSELLAQSEAARRDAEAANRSKDEFLATLSHELRTPLNPIIGFSQLLRRGKCDPAQTAQALEVIERCGKLQAQLIDDMLDISRIISGKLHVVMRRIDLVPVVGAAVEAVDAIGRAKSIRIETVCAPAPPVMADSTRMQQVVWNLLTNAVKFTPEGGRVGVRLEGTAAGVRLTVSDTGMGIAPEFLPKMFDRFAQGDGSRTRTQGGLGLGLYLVRSLIELHGGTVDAHSAGEGRGSVFTVALPAAPPQPEHPDRNLGS; from the coding sequence ATGGCGATAGATTCCGGGGGGGGAGCCGATTCATTCTCTTTGTCGTTAGGTTCTTTTGCGATAGTTGCCGTCGGGGCCTCGGCAGGGGGGCTCGAAGCTTTCACACAGTTTTTGGGTGCCTTGCCAACCGATACCGGCATGGCGTTCGTGTTGATCCAGCACCTCAAAGCCGACCAGCCGAGCTTGCTGGTTGAGATCCTGGATAAAACAACCGGCATGGACGTTGTCCAGGTGCACAACGGCACGGTCGTGGAGCCAAACCATGTCTACGTGATCCCGCCCGACCGGCAGATGGCGATTACCAGCGGCGTGCTCACCCTCTCGCAGCGCCGCAAGACCGACGGGCAGTTTATGCCCATCGACTCCTTTTTTCATTCGCTGGCTGCAGACTGGGGCAACCGGGCGATCGGTGTGGTGCTTTCGGGAGCGGACGGCGACGGTGCGCAAGGGCTCAAGGCGATCAAGGCGGCGGGCGGCCTCGCTTTCGCCCAGGACGAGCAATCGGCCCGGTTTCCGAGCATGCCCCACAATGCCGCGGCAACAGGGCTGCTGGATTTTGTCCTGCCGCCCCGGGAGATCGCGGTGCGGTTGGCCGCGGTCGGCCGTCATCCCTACATCGCCCCCCCGGCCGCCACCGCCCCGCCCACCCCGCCCGGCGCCGAGGAGGCCAGGAGTGCCGCCATCGCGCTGCTGCGCGCCGCCACCGGGGTGGACTTCGGCCAGTACAAGCGCCCGACCTTTGAGCGGCGCTTGCAAAGGCGCATGGCGCTGCACCAGATCGAAAGCCCGCAGGAATTCGTTCGCCACCTTCAAGACCACCCGGAGGAAGTCCAGGCCCTGTACCGTGACGTGCTCATCAGCGTCACGGGCTTTTTTCGCGACCCCGAAGCTTTCGAGGCGGTGAAAAACACTGTCCTGTCCGCCATTACCCAGCAGCGGGCCGAGGGCCTGCCCATCCGCGTCTGGGTGCCGGGGTGCGCCACGGGCGAGGAGGTCTACTCCCTTGCCATTGGCGTGCTGGAGTTCCTGGAGGAGCACCCCTCCCCAACCCCCGTCCAGTTTTTCGGCACTGACATCAGCGAGGAGGCAATCGCCCTTGCCCGCACTGGTCTCTACCACGCCTCCCAAATCGAGGGCCTCTCCCCCGAGCGGCTGCGACGGTTCTTTAGCCAGGGCGAGGGCGGCCACCGGGTCTGCAAGCGGGTGCGCGAACTGTGCGTCTTTGCTCGCCACGACCTGCTCGCGGATCCGCCCTTTTCCCAGATGGATCTGGTCAGTTGCCGCAACGTGTTGATTTACTTCTCGCTGCCTGCCCAGAAGCGGGTGCTCACTACCTTTCACTACAGCCTCAAGCCGGACGGCTTTTTGCTGTTGGGCACCTCCGAGAGCCCGGGGGGGGCGTCCGAGCTGTTCAACCGGGTCGATTCGAAAAACAAACTGTTCTCCCGAAAGGCGGTGCCCGCCCGGCTGCTCCTGGAGTACGCCGCCGGGCCCGTTGCGGCGGACCCGCTCAACCCCAAACAGCCCGCCGCGGGCGGGGCGGGGAACGCTCCCGATCTGCAAAAAGAGGCCGACCGGCTCGTTCTGGACCGGTACGCCCCGGTCGGCGTGGTCGTGGGCGCCGACGCGGAGGTACTGCACTTTCGGGGCCAGACCGGTCCCTATCTCCAGCCGTCCCCTGGCCGTGCCAGCCTCAACCTGCTCAAGATGGTGCACCCCGGCTTGCGTTCACAGCTGCGCTCGGCGCTGCAGCTGGCCGCCAAGCAGTCGCTTGCCCAGTGCCAGCAAGATATCCGGCTCTACGACGGCGATCGGGAGCGGCGGGTGCGCATCGACGTCGCCCCCTTCAGATCCGCCTCCGGGCAGACCCACTTTCTGGTGTTGTTTGCCGACACCCCGATGGTCGAGGTGAGCGCGCCGCTTCCCGGACCCCGTTCCGCCGCGGCCGACAGGCAAAGCGCCCAACAGCAAAGACTCCTGGAATTGCAGCAGGAGTTGACGGCCAAGGAGGAATACCTGCGCACGGCGATTGAGGAGTCCGAAGCCGTCAACCAGAACCTCCGGGTCGCCAACGAAGAGATCCTCTCAAGTAACGAAGAGTTGCAGAGCACCAACGAAGAACTGCAGACCGCCAAAGAAGAGATCCAGTCCACCAACGAAGAACTCCACACGATCAACGACGAACTGCAGCGGCGCAACCGGGAACTGGACCGGCTCGGCAACGACCTGCAGAACCTGCTTGCGAGCACCCGGCTTCCGATCGTCATGCTCGACAGCGAGCTGCGGATTCGGCGCTTTACGCCCCAGGCGGGCGAACTGCTCCATTTTGTCTCCGCCGACGTCGGCCGGCCCGTGCGCGACATCAACCACCGGTTGAGCGTCCCCGACCTGCCCGAGCGCGTCCTGGAGGTGATCGCCAGCCGGCGCATCCACATCCAGGAGGTGCAGGACCGGGGCGGCCACTGGCACGAACTGTGCATCCGCCCCTACCACACCCTGGATGGCGCGACCGAGGGCGCGGTGCTGGTGCTGGTGGACATCGACCAGAGCAAGCGCGCCGTCGAGGAGGTCAAAGCCGCCCGCGACTACGCAGAAGCGATCGTCGAGACCGTGGGCGAACCGCTCATCGTGCTCGACGCAGAACTGAGCGCGGTGACGGCGAACCGGGCGTTTTACGAGCTTTTCGAGACCCATCCCGACCAGATCGAGGGCCGCTCACTGTTCGAGGTAAGCGGCGGGCAGTGGAACCTCCCCCAGTTGCGGGAGGCGCTCGAAGGGGTGCTCCAGGGCGACGGCCGGGTGCAGGATTTTGAGGTGGACCGCGACTTCGAGCGGCTGGGGCGCAAGATCCTGCTGCTCAACGCCCGCCACATGCCGTTCTACGCCGGTGGCCCGCGCCAGATCTTGCTTTCGGTTTCGGATGTCACGGCCCGGAGACTACTGGAAGGGGAACGCTCCGAATTGCTCGCCCAGAGCGAGGCGGCAAGGCGGGACGCCGAGGCGGCCAACCGCTCGAAGGACGAATTTCTGGCCACCCTCAGCCACGAGTTGCGCACCCCCCTCAACCCGATCATCGGCTTCTCGCAACTGCTGCGGCGCGGCAAGTGCGACCCGGCCCAGACGGCCCAGGCCCTGGAGGTGATCGAGCGCTGCGGCAAGCTGCAGGCGCAACTGATCGACGACATGCTCGATATCTCGCGGATCATCTCGGGCAAACTACACGTCGTGATGCGCCGAATCGATCTGGTGCCGGTGGTCGGTGCCGCCGTCGAAGCGGTCGATGCGATCGGCCGGGCCAAATCGATCCGCATCGAGACGGTGTGCGCCCCGGCCCCGCCGGTGATGGCCGATTCCACCCGGATGCAGCAGGTGGTGTGGAACCTGCTCACCAACGCCGTCAAATTCACCCCCGAAGGCGGGCGGGTGGGGGTGCGGCTGGAGGGTACCGCCGCGGGCGTGCGCCTGACGGTGTCCGACACGGGTATGGGCATCGCGCCGGAGTTCTTACCGAAAATGTTCGATCGCTTCGCCCAGGGAGACGGCTCCCGCACCCGCACCCAGGGCGGACTGGGATTGGGCCTGTATCTGGTGCGCAGCCTGATCGAACTGCACGGCGGCACCGTCGACGCCCACAGCGCGGGAGAAGGCCGGGGCAGTGTCTTCACCGTCGCATTGCCCGCCGCTCCGCCGCAGCCTGAACACCCGGATCGGAACCTCGGGTCTTGA
- a CDS encoding DegT/DnrJ/EryC1/StrS family aminotransferase yields the protein MIPMLDLSLQTARLLPEIEKTLHEICTGGSFILGRHGRALEAEIAALSGASFGLGVASGTDALHLVLRALDIGPGDEVITSPFTFIATAEAISYCGATPVFVDIDPETFNIDPAQIEARITGRTRAILPVHLFGQAADMDPILEIGRRRGLHVIEDSAQAIGTLYKDRPVGSLGVAGCLSFYPTKNLGAFGDGGMVVTSDEGLRDRVAALRVHGQTRRYYHDEVGYCSRLDEMQAAVLRIKLPHLEGWNRRRAQIAQRYNALFSDLPLATPARAAYSTHTYHQYTVRSVHRERFVAGLGEQKVGVGIYYPVPLHLQNAYAALGYRPGDLPAAEQAAAEVFSLPMFPELSDAQIEGVARAMRAAAPVAWV from the coding sequence TTGATACCGATGCTCGACCTGTCGCTACAGACAGCCCGACTGCTTCCTGAAATCGAAAAGACCCTGCACGAAATTTGCACCGGCGGCAGTTTTATCCTCGGTCGCCATGGCCGCGCCCTCGAAGCGGAGATCGCGGCTTTGAGCGGGGCGAGTTTCGGCCTCGGCGTCGCCTCGGGCACCGACGCGCTGCACCTGGTACTCAGGGCCCTGGACATCGGGCCGGGGGACGAGGTGATCACTTCGCCCTTTACGTTCATCGCCACCGCCGAGGCGATCTCCTACTGCGGGGCGACGCCGGTCTTCGTCGACATCGACCCGGAGACTTTCAACATCGACCCTGCCCAGATCGAAGCGCGTATCACCGGGCGCACCCGGGCGATTTTGCCGGTGCATCTTTTTGGTCAGGCCGCCGACATGGACCCGATTCTGGAGATTGGCCGTCGCCGGGGCCTGCACGTCATCGAAGACAGCGCCCAGGCGATCGGCACGCTTTACAAAGACCGTCCGGTCGGTTCGCTGGGGGTGGCGGGCTGTCTGAGCTTTTATCCCACCAAGAATCTGGGAGCCTTCGGCGATGGGGGCATGGTGGTCACCTCCGACGAAGGGCTGCGCGATCGCGTCGCTGCGCTGCGGGTGCACGGCCAGACCCGGCGCTACTACCACGACGAAGTCGGTTACTGCTCGCGCCTCGACGAAATGCAGGCGGCGGTGCTGCGCATCAAACTGCCGCATCTGGAAGGGTGGAACCGCCGCCGCGCCCAGATCGCCCAGCGCTACAACGCGCTATTCTCCGATCTGCCGCTTGCAACCCCGGCCCGCGCCGCCTATTCGACCCACACCTACCACCAGTACACCGTGCGCTCCGTCCACCGCGAGCGCTTCGTGGCGGGCCTGGGCGAGCAAAAAGTCGGGGTGGGCATCTACTACCCGGTACCGCTGCATCTGCAAAACGCTTATGCCGCCCTGGGCTACCGACCCGGGGATCTGCCCGCAGCGGAGCAGGCGGCGGCGGAAGTCTTCTCTTTGCCAATGTTTCCGGAGTTGAGCGACGCGCAAATCGAGGGGGTGGCGCGGGCGATGCGCGCGGCGGCACCGGTGGCCTGGGTCTGA
- a CDS encoding segregation/condensation protein A gives MPKDAIGILIDLARRGEIDPWDIDVVQLTDRFLQSLGSLDVSDLPRSGQALFYASVLVHMKAEILEGSMQSPDPLDVPEDEEEALSHPLGPNGPAVALERLIRRRPAVPAMVDRPLTLNDLIAHLREVEQMEGHQAQKRTAERRPPLKGPMVRTMEQVEHLAHQENLEAIVTGLWAVLTTKGVTAFEKLLEHYRDRVGAFLGLLFLAHRDRVVLAQAEFYRDIEIYAVDESQDPPGGGALP, from the coding sequence ATGCCCAAAGACGCGATCGGTATATTGATAGACCTGGCCCGGCGGGGTGAAATCGATCCGTGGGATATCGACGTGGTGCAGTTGACCGATCGCTTCTTGCAATCGCTCGGCAGCCTCGACGTTTCGGACCTGCCCCGCTCGGGCCAGGCGCTTTTTTATGCTTCGGTGCTGGTGCACATGAAGGCGGAGATCCTCGAAGGATCGATGCAATCGCCCGATCCGCTCGACGTGCCGGAGGATGAAGAAGAGGCGCTGTCGCACCCACTGGGCCCCAACGGACCGGCGGTGGCCCTCGAGCGCCTGATCCGCCGCCGTCCGGCGGTGCCTGCGATGGTCGATCGGCCCCTGACCCTCAATGATCTGATTGCCCATCTGCGCGAAGTCGAGCAAATGGAGGGCCACCAGGCCCAAAAGCGCACCGCCGAGCGCCGCCCACCCCTCAAAGGTCCGATGGTGCGCACCATGGAGCAAGTCGAGCATCTGGCCCACCAGGAGAACCTCGAAGCGATCGTGACCGGATTGTGGGCGGTGCTCACCACCAAAGGCGTCACCGCCTTCGAAAAATTGTTAGAACACTACCGGGATCGCGTGGGAGCGTTTCTGGGTTTGCTGTTTCTGGCGCACCGCGACCGGGTGGTGCTCGCCCAAGCCGAATTTTACAGAGACATCGAGATCTATGCCGTCGACGAATCTCAAGACCCGCCTGGAGGCGGTGCTCTACCTTAA
- the uvrB gene encoding excinuclease ABC subunit UvrB, translating into MTDDRFVVSAPYRPTGDQPRAIAQLSAGALGGVTFQTLLGATGTGKTFTIANVIEKVGKPTLVLAHNKTLAAQLCNELREFFPDNAVEYFVSYYDYYQPEAYIPQTDTYIEKSASINDEIDMLRHSATRSLFERRDVIVVASVSCIYGLGMPEEYLRAAIPLKVGSNIDQRELLRQLVTVQYERNDIDLGRGRFRVRGDVVEIGPAYEDRIIRVEFFGDEVEAVRWLDPVTGEVVRSVNSLNIYPAKHFVTPEEQLEQACIAIEQELEARVAELEGENKLLEAQRIKQRTRYDLEMLREVGYCNGVENYSRHLAARRPGEAPSCLIDYFPQDWLLVVDESHVTIPQIRGMYNGDAQRKKVLIDHGFRLPSAADNRPLKAPEFWDKVRQAIFVSATPGDWEVELSGGGRDPETGRMAGEHVAEQIIRPTGVLDPEVFVRPVAGQVDDLLHEIHDRVARRERVLVTTLTKRMAEDLTEYFQERGVKVRYLHSEIQAIERIEILQALRQGDFDVLIGVNLLREGLDLPEVSLVAILDADKEGFLRAERSLIQTIGRAARHVRGQVIMYADRLTASMDKAISETERRRQIQRAYNAAHGLTPQPIVKRLDANSILDYLAVSRRLNQQELEAAAAAPAEVALADIPELVSQLEIQMRDAAKKLEFEKAAEYRDKIHKLRERLLGK; encoded by the coding sequence ATGACCGACGACCGCTTCGTAGTCTCGGCCCCATACCGGCCGACCGGGGACCAGCCCCGGGCGATTGCCCAGCTCAGTGCCGGAGCGCTGGGCGGTGTCACTTTTCAGACGTTGTTGGGGGCGACTGGCACCGGCAAGACCTTCACGATCGCCAATGTGATCGAAAAGGTCGGTAAACCGACCCTGGTCCTGGCCCACAACAAGACCCTCGCCGCCCAGCTTTGCAACGAATTGCGCGAATTTTTTCCCGACAATGCTGTCGAATACTTTGTTTCTTATTACGACTACTACCAGCCCGAAGCGTACATCCCCCAGACCGACACCTATATCGAAAAATCGGCGAGCATCAACGACGAAATCGACATGCTGCGCCATTCGGCCACCCGCTCGCTCTTCGAGCGGCGCGACGTGATTGTGGTGGCCTCCGTCAGCTGCATTTACGGCCTGGGTATGCCCGAGGAGTACCTGCGCGCCGCCATTCCCCTCAAAGTCGGATCGAACATTGATCAGCGCGAGTTGCTGCGCCAGTTGGTCACGGTACAGTACGAGCGCAACGACATCGATCTGGGCCGCGGCCGCTTCAGAGTGCGCGGCGATGTGGTCGAGATCGGTCCCGCCTACGAGGATCGGATCATCCGGGTCGAATTTTTTGGCGACGAAGTCGAGGCGGTGCGCTGGCTCGACCCGGTCACAGGCGAGGTGGTCCGCTCGGTCAACAGCCTCAACATCTACCCGGCCAAGCACTTTGTGACACCTGAGGAGCAGCTGGAGCAGGCCTGCATCGCCATCGAACAGGAACTGGAGGCGCGCGTGGCCGAACTGGAGGGCGAAAACAAGCTGCTGGAGGCCCAGCGCATCAAGCAGCGCACCCGCTACGACCTGGAGATGCTGCGCGAGGTGGGTTACTGCAACGGCGTCGAAAATTATTCGCGCCACCTCGCCGCCCGCCGGCCGGGTGAAGCGCCCTCTTGCCTCATCGATTATTTTCCGCAGGACTGGCTGTTGGTGGTCGACGAATCCCACGTCACCATCCCCCAGATCCGCGGCATGTACAACGGCGACGCCCAGCGCAAAAAAGTGCTCATCGATCACGGTTTCAGGCTCCCTTCGGCCGCCGACAACCGCCCGCTCAAAGCGCCCGAATTCTGGGATAAAGTCCGCCAGGCCATCTTCGTCTCGGCCACCCCGGGCGATTGGGAAGTCGAACTCTCGGGCGGCGGTCGCGACCCCGAGACCGGCCGCATGGCAGGGGAGCACGTCGCCGAGCAGATTATCCGGCCCACCGGCGTGCTCGACCCCGAGGTCTTTGTGCGGCCGGTGGCAGGTCAGGTGGACGACTTGCTCCACGAAATTCACGATCGGGTCGCCCGCCGCGAGCGGGTATTGGTCACCACCCTCACCAAGCGCATGGCCGAGGATCTCACCGAGTACTTCCAAGAGCGGGGGGTTAAAGTGCGCTATTTGCACTCAGAAATTCAGGCCATCGAGCGCATCGAGATTTTGCAGGCTCTGCGCCAGGGCGATTTTGACGTGCTCATCGGCGTCAACTTACTTAGAGAAGGGCTCGATTTGCCCGAAGTGTCGCTGGTGGCGATTCTGGACGCTGATAAAGAAGGGTTCCTGCGCGCCGAGCGCTCGCTGATTCAGACGATTGGCCGGGCGGCGCGCCATGTGCGCGGACAGGTGATCATGTACGCCGACCGCCTCACCGCCTCGATGGACAAAGCGATCAGCGAGACCGAGCGGCGCCGCCAGATCCAGAGGGCCTACAACGCAGCGCACGGCCTCACCCCCCAACCCATCGTCAAGCGCCTGGATGCCAACAGCATCCTCGACTATCTGGCAGTTTCCCGCCGCCTCAACCAGCAGGAACTCGAAGCTGCCGCCGCCGCCCCGGCGGAAGTGGCCCTGGCCGATATTCCCGAACTGGTGTCGCAGCTGGAGATCCAGATGCGCGATGCGGCCAAGAAGCTGGAGTTCGAGAAAGCCGCCGAGTACCGCGATAAAATCCATAAGCTGCGCGAGCGGCTTTTGGGCAAGTAA
- a CDS encoding bifunctional nuclease family protein, translated as MAVEMKVAAIALDAASRLPIVILRDLHDRRALPIWIGKAEANAILQALEGQRPPRPMTHDLLADLCKEWDLHVEKIVIHSLQNNTFYAIITVRRGKQRKEIDSRPSDAIALALRTMTPIWAMEEVIAEASIPVDQEADEAEREAFRDFLQTLNPNDFIRG; from the coding sequence ATGGCGGTAGAGATGAAGGTTGCAGCAATTGCCCTGGACGCGGCGAGCCGTCTGCCGATTGTGATCCTGCGCGATCTGCACGACCGCCGTGCCCTTCCTATCTGGATCGGCAAGGCCGAAGCGAACGCCATCTTGCAGGCCCTCGAAGGACAGCGCCCCCCCCGCCCGATGACCCACGACCTGCTTGCCGATCTATGCAAGGAGTGGGATCTTCATGTCGAAAAAATCGTTATTCACTCTTTGCAAAACAACACTTTCTACGCGATTATTACGGTCCGCCGCGGCAAGCAGCGCAAAGAAATCGACTCGCGCCCAAGCGATGCAATTGCGCTGGCGTTGCGCACGATGACGCCCATCTGGGCGATGGAAGAAGTAATCGCCGAAGCGTCCATCCCGGTCGATCAAGAAGCCGACGAAGCCGAACGCGAAGCATTCCGGGATTTTTTGCAGACGCTCAATCCCAACGACTTCATCCGGGGCTGA
- a CDS encoding Gfo/Idh/MocA family protein, with product MLQNTGDSVPIRVGVIGVGNMGQHHTRVLSLLKDVTLVGIADVDEARGLDVASKYRVQFFKDYRELIEHVEAVCIAVPTRLHYTVGQECLKSRRHILIEKPIAAHISEAEELVNLAAQNGRILQVGHIERFNPAFRELRNVLKQEELLAFEAHRMSPYSSRANDVSVVFDLMIHDIDLLLELVPYPMAKMTAAGNRATHSGYLDYVTATVVFSNGTVANLTASKVTHRKIRTLSAHCKNSLVEADFLSGEVLIHRPPESDYTTEYGQVLYRQAGLIEKVQTSNIEPLSAELEHFIHCVRGGNQPSVGGEQALKALRLAAQIEQVALDGKMWYGTDPDLAEILA from the coding sequence ATGCTGCAAAATACGGGTGACTCCGTGCCCATCCGCGTCGGTGTCATCGGCGTGGGCAACATGGGCCAGCACCATACCCGGGTGCTGAGTCTGCTCAAGGATGTGACCCTGGTCGGCATTGCCGATGTCGACGAAGCGCGCGGCCTGGATGTAGCCAGTAAATACCGGGTGCAGTTTTTTAAAGACTACCGTGAACTGATCGAGCACGTCGAGGCCGTCTGCATCGCGGTGCCCACCCGCCTGCACTACACCGTCGGGCAGGAGTGTCTCAAATCGCGGCGGCACATTTTGATCGAAAAGCCGATTGCCGCCCACATCTCCGAGGCCGAAGAACTGGTCAACCTCGCCGCCCAAAACGGCCGCATTTTGCAAGTGGGCCACATCGAGCGCTTCAACCCGGCCTTTCGCGAGTTGCGCAACGTCCTCAAGCAAGAAGAACTGCTCGCCTTCGAAGCCCACCGCATGAGCCCCTATTCATCGCGGGCCAACGACGTTTCGGTGGTCTTCGACTTGATGATCCACGACATCGACTTGCTTTTAGAACTGGTGCCCTACCCGATGGCCAAGATGACCGCCGCCGGCAACCGCGCCACCCACTCGGGCTATCTCGACTACGTGACCGCCACGGTCGTCTTCTCCAACGGCACCGTCGCCAACCTCACCGCGAGCAAAGTCACCCACCGCAAGATCCGCACCCTCTCGGCCCACTGCAAAAACAGCCTGGTGGAGGCCGATTTTTTGAGCGGCGAAGTGCTCATCCACCGCCCCCCCGAGTCGGACTACACCACCGAGTACGGCCAGGTGCTCTACCGCCAGGCGGGCCTGATCGAGAAGGTCCAGACCAGCAATATCGAGCCATTAAGCGCCGAACTCGAACACTTTATTCACTGTGTGCGCGGTGGCAACCAGCCTTCGGTGGGGGGCGAGCAGGCCCTCAAGGCCCTGCGCCTGGCGGCCCAGATCGAGCAGGTGGCCCTCGACGGCAAAATGTGGTATGGTACCGACCCAGATTTGGCGGAGATCCTCGCTTGA
- the scpB gene encoding SMC-Scp complex subunit ScpB: MPSTNLKTRLEAVLYLKARPLNLEQLSRYAECDRDDCREALLELLEDYAGRDSALEIADTATGYALQLRPPLQDLIQRLVPADLGVGAQRTLALIALKGPLPQSELVELRGSGAYDQVRDLVGKGFVSRCAEGRSYKLRVTEKFFQYFAIEDVRDLVR, encoded by the coding sequence ATGCCGTCGACGAATCTCAAGACCCGCCTGGAGGCGGTGCTCTACCTTAAAGCGCGTCCGCTGAACCTTGAACAGCTCAGCCGCTACGCGGAGTGCGATCGGGACGATTGCCGCGAGGCGTTGCTTGAGCTGCTCGAGGATTATGCCGGCCGCGACAGCGCCCTGGAGATTGCCGACACCGCCACAGGCTACGCCCTGCAACTGAGACCGCCCCTGCAAGATCTCATCCAGCGGCTGGTGCCCGCCGACCTGGGGGTGGGCGCCCAGCGCACCCTGGCGCTCATCGCCCTCAAAGGTCCCCTCCCCCAGAGCGAATTGGTGGAGTTGCGCGGTTCGGGGGCCTACGATCAGGTGCGCGACCTGGTCGGCAAGGGCTTCGTCTCCCGCTGCGCCGAGGGGCGCTCCTACAAGCTGCGCGTCACCGAGAAGTTCTTTCAGTACTTTGCCATCGAAGATGTGCGGGATCTGGTGAGGTAG